In Cervus canadensis isolate Bull #8, Minnesota chromosome 7, ASM1932006v1, whole genome shotgun sequence, the DNA window ctttaggatggactggttggatcccttgcagtccaagggactctcaagagtcttctccaacaccacagttcaaaagcatcaattcttccatgctcagctttcttttttttttaatgggattcATTGCAcggaggggtggggggttgtCATCCTCCTCATTATCAATTTTCTTGTATATGAACAAGAGTCGAGGCCTTTCCCAACTAATTTGTCCCCCAAGCACTCAGATTCTTTAAGGAACCTAAGCCCCGAGGAATGGAGGACAAAGGTGGGCACGGGTGGGTTGGAAGCATGGGGGTCTGTCAGTCTGGTAGACTGAAGTTTGGGAACTGGGGAGAAGGGATTGAGTCTCAGATCAATTGCTGATGTGCTCAactgtggccgactctttgcgaccccatggactgtatgtagcctgccaggttcctctgtccatgcaattttccaggcaagaatactggagtgggttgccatttccttctccttcagctttctttatagtccagctctcactggaaaaaccatagctttgactagattgaccgtTGTTGGcagagcaatgtctctgctttttaataacatgctgtctacgttggtcatagcttttcttccaaggagcaagtgtcttttaatttcatggctgcaatcatcatctgcagtgattttggagccaaaagaaatagtctctcactgtttccattgtttccccatctatttgccatgaagtgatggccctggatgatcttagttttctgaatgttgagctttaagccaactttttcactctcctctttcactttcatcaagaggctctttagttgtccttcactttctgccataagggtggtgttatctgcatatctgaggttattgatgtttctcccggcaatctgattccagcttgtgcttcttccagctcagcatttctcatgatgtactctgcatataagataaataagcagggtgacaatatacaaccttgacgtactcctttcccaatttggaaccagtctgtttttccatgtccagttctaactgttgcttcttgacctgcatacagatttctcaggaggcaggtcaggtggtctggtattcccatctctttcagaattttccacagtttattgtgatccacacaaaggctttagaatagtcaataaagcagaagtagatgtttttctggaactctcttggttttttgatgatccagcagatgttggcaatttgatctctggttcctctgccttttctaaatccatcttgaacatctggaagttcacagttcatgtactgttgaagcctggcttggaggattttgagcatgactttgctagtgtgtgagttgagtgcaattgtgcaatagtttgaacattctttggcattgcctttctttgggattggaatgaaaactgaccttttccagtcctgtggccactgctgagttttccaaatttgctggcatattgagtgcagcactttctttttttttttttgacaggaaatagcatttattgGTGAGCGTGATTAAGGAGGGAACAGAGCTGATGCTCATGAGTGCAGGGCCCGCCATTTGTCCAGGGGACCACGATTAGGGATGTATTTGACCCCACAGCCGTCCGGGATGAGTCGCTTTTCTGCCACCATGTTCTCAAATTCATCCGCATTGAACTTGGTAAATCCCCACTTCTTGGAGATGTGGATCTTCTGACGgccagggaacttgaacttggcccGGCGGAGGGCTTCAATCACATGCTCCTTGTTCTGCAGCTTGGTGTGGATGGACATTATGACCTGGCCAATGTGGACCCTGGCCACTGTGCCCTGAGGCTTTCCAAAGGCACCACGCATACCTGTCTGGAGTCTAGATTGAGAAACAGCAGGCCAGTCATGAATGCCCACTAGGAAGAGTTGTCTCCAAGGTCCCTTAGGGCTACCTGTACAGGCAACAGGTTGCATACACTACCAAGGAGGCTGCTGTTTGCAGCCATTGCACACTGGGCCCCCATGAGGAAAAGAGCACAGTCGGCTTAATTGGCTgcaattgagtgcagcactttcacagcatcatcttttaggatttgaaacagctcaactggaattccatcacctccagtagctttgtttatagtgatgcttcctaaggcccacttgactttgcattccaggatgtctggctctaggtgagtgatcacaccattgtgattatctgggtcatgaagatcttttttgtatagttcttctgtgtattcttgccacctcttaatatcttctgcttctgttaggtccgtaccatttctgtcctttattgttcccatctttgcatgaaatgttcccttggtatctctaattttcttgaagagatctctagtctttcccattctgttgttttcctctatttctttgcactgatcattgaggaaggctttcttatctctccttgctac includes these proteins:
- the LOC122445101 gene encoding 60S ribosomal protein L10-like; amino-acid sequence: MQPVACTGSPKGPWRQLFLVGIHDWPAVSQSRLQTGMRGAFGKPQGTVARVHIGQVIMSIHTKLQNKEHVIEALRRAKFKFPGRQKIHISKKWGFTKFNADEFENMVAEKRLIPDGCGVKYIPNRGPLDKWRALHS